ttttcattatatttgttGCACTTTATTAcagttgttatttttaaaactagTAGTACAATTTtatcaataatatatttttaatacaatatattttaaataaaattgcactaaaataaaaatagcattattctgttttattatttaaaaaaataaacaatattttatttaatctatTTTATACACATTGACTAGACAATATTTTCACTGTTTTCTAAACcaagtttatattttttttaaatcaagttaaattgtctttttacattattttatcaTTAGTTCAATTATTACTtttagtatatttttatttaaagctCATTATAGTCATTATTAGCTACTCACAATATTTTTCAGTTTTCTGaatctgtttttctttctttattttttttttttaataaatcatgCTAATATATTTAGCGTTGCATCAGGTCTCTCAAGAAGCACCCACTGgccacttgattaggtacaccaaCACACACATACCATCAGCTGcactaaaataattaaataataaaacatctaATTGTTTATCTTTATATAGTTTTCCATTCATGAGCTATATACACATGGCATTAacaatgtttcatttttaacaAACTGTGCATGAACATCTTTCTATACAACAGTGTATAAAGATGCAACCACTGGCCACTTGATTAGGCACACCCACACATCAATACACCACAATTTAACCTTAAAATAACGAGAATGCGCgcttttttataataataatcggtgccattagatttttaaaataaaattagtatGGTTGTATTCAATGAAGTGTGCAGAAATATGGTGCAGGCgatggaaataaaagaaataaaatggtCAAGAATTGCATTGATAGAGTCACATTTTTGAGTTTCACAGTGACGTCATCATGTAAGAAACGCATCGTTACAAAAATATCCGATAATAAACAAATCCAAGCTATATGATTACAATAAATAAGGACACTTTGTGCAAATCTTACGTGTCATAGTTGTCCCGAAATCCTTTGGCAAAAGGGTTGTGGTCAATTTTCAGTTGCGTAATCTGTTGGAGGCAAACGTGCAGGCAGGCTTGGTTGTCACAGTGCATTcagtaaatggaaataaatgttttttttgttttttttttgtgctcttacGTCGGTGTTCTGGTAGGCGGTGACGGCGATGAACTGCGTCTCGCTGAAGGTGAACGTTTGCACCCTGCCCGGCTGGTTGCCGTCCTCCGTGCCGTCTTCGTTCACTTCCACCACGTGCAGCCTCGGCTGGTACTTGTGCAGAGACTGCAGGACCACCATCTGCACCAAAAAGCACACAAGCGCGCGCATGCATGCAACATGGCGAGAAAAAATGCATGagtcgtgcatgctgaaaaaatttttttttcaggaaaacaGCTTTGCCCGAGACGCCGTCTTATACCTGCCCCGTGTTGTTGGATGCCCCTTTGTTGTTTGTCAGCTTTAATTTGCCGAAAGAGATCTCTTGACGCATCCAATGTGCACCCGTGTTCGGCGAATCCGGGTGCATGTAAACTCGATTACCTAAGAACAAAAATCTTCGAAATTCAAACGAGAAACAATGCAACTCTGAGaaagaaaatgatcattttgaaATTCTTATTTTAAATGAGGCTTATTCTGTCGATATTTGTCGTTTCACAAgcatcataaaaataaatagtttgaATTCTCTCAATTAAAACTGAACAGTGGAAGAACAATATTGACTTAAAATTACAAGTTATTTGATTACACtgacaaatttgaattaaaataaattatgacTTTAAACATCGATTTTAAAACTCGACCAATTAAAAGTGCCAAttcaatggaagaaaaacatcttttatttaaaaaaataaataaaataaaaaattaaaaatatggcaTTTGTAAAACTATGTATTATCGTAGAATTTGTATGCAGCACGAAATAACACAAATACTGCTCAATTTAACTGCATTAAATTGAATTCGTGTGTTAAATTCAAAGagcacatttgaaaatatttatttatcatcaTTTGCATGTTATTGCactaaaatgtgaaataaaatacatgtaatCCGACGTTGAAGtacttataaaatatttttattttttgtcgtaAGTAAGCAAGTAAGAAACCTTCATTTGTATTGCGCCTTTCACAGACAGAATGTCGCAAAGCTCTTCAATACATGAATTTATCCTAATGGAAAAATTAGGcactaaaaaatattattatcgTCATTATTATGACTAAAGTGCACCTTACCTACGACGTTGGTGTCGGCCTTCCCGCAGGGCACCCACTTGCCTCCCTGGAACCTCCAATGATTTGGATCAGCCAAGATAACATCCACAAAAATGTTGTAGTGAGCAGTTGGGTCCAGGCCTGAAATGTTGAAGCTTAAAAACGGGAACATCCTCCTAATCAAACACAAAGAAGGGCCAAGCATGTGAAAGAGTCTTTTAtttctgattttatttcattgttattattcatttttggaAGTGCTCCTCACCGTCCCTGCTTGGTGATGATCATCTCCGTCTGGTGCCTGTGGAACTTGAGCCACAGGGCCCTGTTGCACAGATACACCTGCGCCTTCCCCGGCACCAGCCCGGCAGCATTGGCCGTGCAGGAGAACTGGTAGAAGGCGCCTCCCTGGTACGCGGCTCCGTACTGCTGCGCGTACGGGtagccggcggcgggcggcggcggcggcggcggaggatgCGGATGCGGATGCGGATGCGGAGGAGGGTAGCCGGGCGCCGCCGACGAGTTGCTCAGCAGGCCGTTGTAGGCTCCGTTGGCCAGCACCGGGTGGTGGGCCACGTAGCGGCCGGGGCTGCCGATGGAGAAGGCGGCGTGCTGGCTCGGGTAGGGGAACATGTTGGCTCCTGCGGAGGCGGACGGCGGAGAGAAGTTGCACTTGTCTCCCGCTCCATGGAGGGTGTGACCGTGACGGGCGTCGACGGCGTCTCCGTGCGCTGCGCCGCCGCCGGGAGGGGAGAGTTTGCCCCCGCGCGCGTCCTTGGGGTCGGGGAAAGTGTCTGCCTCCGACTCATTCGTCATCTCCCGGGGGCTTTTTTTCACGGCTGAACTTCCCTCCGCGCGCTTGGAGACGATGGACGAAAGATGCGCGTCCATTCCATCGCAGCCCGAAAGTGCGCCGCTCGCGTGCACGCGCTTCCCGGACGGGTCACTCGGCTGAGGCGAGATCTGCACTTGCATCACTCAACTTATAGATCCCCTTATAGTCTCCTCTTTCTATATATTTGTTGCTATTAGCATACGACTCCCACAATGCAACGCAGTGGAAAAAAAGGATGACGACTTGAAGCAATTCAGCATGCAAGCACGGGAACGCGCGCATCTCTGTCACTGCCTCTAATGAAAGCAGCACGCTGATTGGCTGAAGCTGCTTGGAATTTAATTAGGAGCTTCTTAATTAAGGATTAGGCAAGATGTGCATCGGGATCGGGCCGCCACAAAGCCAAAATCCGCGAATAACTCAAGCTCTTGAACAGTATAGGGCTATAGTGTAATCATCTTtgaatattactctaaaaataaaaaaaataacccaaataagGTTAAAAGGGAACTGACCCGACTTTTTAGGTTAGGCCTACAAAAAGCTGGATCCAAAAATTGTTTTGTGGGTTCATCATTTCACCCAACTCTTGGGTTATACTTTTTGACcagttattttttatgtatgtatgtatgtatttatttatttatttttaagtcttAGAACTGCTGGGTAAAAAATAACCTATTATTGGTGACAAATTCGACTGACCCACAAATTAGGTCATTTTGACCTAATTTTGTGtatataatctaaaaaaaaaaaaaaaaaattaaaaaaaaaaaaaagttgggtcaaattgctCACCAAAATTGGGCTATTTTTAACCCAGCAGTTTTGGGTTCTTCATTTGACCCCTGATGAGTTTTAATTaacacaattttgtaaaaataaacaaataaatagtcaagtcaagttcatTTATATagtccttaatcacacaaaagtctcaaagagcttcacatgaccacagttgacaaagggcaatgaaaaaaaaaacaaaaaaaacacaatatcaatcaatcaatcaataaataaataaatacataaataaataaatcctctaTTGACCCAAACTATggattgttttgtacaaaaaaaaacaaaacaaaacaaaaaaacacgatttgtttttgtacaaaaaaagttggAAAGAAGCAGGTCAGTCAGTTCAATTGttgaccaaaattgggttattttttacttcttttttttcagagtGTACAGTACACCAGGggattgggtaaaaaaaaaaaaaaagacaatatgataattccgaaaaaaatgaccacaaatAAATGAGCTGCTTTTTATAGTGCTTTATCTACACTATATGGTGCTCAAAGTGCTTTCCACAGTCACTGATTCACATACCAGTGGTCAGCTGTTGCCAGGTAGAACACTGTCAGATCCATTGGGAGTAAATTCGGGTTCAGTGTCTTGGTCAAGGACACTTCCGAACGATCATAAGGAATGAACCCACACGCTCctggttgggagacaaccacgcTACCACCATGTAACCCTTGTAAGAGCTGAATTGGTTACCCCCCAAAATCTGTGACTATATGCATTTGATTCAAACATCAaaccggttaaaaaaaaaaaatgaactgacccaactttttgggttattcatttgaaccAAATGAGTAGCTCACAAATCAATGACAAAACAAGGCTTATTTTgcggaaaaaaacacacacacacaaaacaatccAATTTCAGAGGTTGTtttgtgaagtaaaaaaaaaaaaaatacaaaaaaaaaagaagaaaaagttggACCAAATTGACCCCAGTATCAGTCACGCCTTTTGtgatccataattgggttattttCCACTCAGCTGTTGGTTATTTATCTGAGTGTTTAGCTATTTTACCCGCGTTATTTACCTATTTATGCGGCATGAGTGCCAAAGTATGTCTGCCGCGGACATGAGGGGATTTATTATTCACATCAATGACAGACAGCCCATGACAGCTTAGTGCATGGGATGCCTTAAAATGTTTGTGATATAGCGTGAAATCACGGCGTCGCACTGAAGATTGTGTTTATGAGTCTCAGGGCTGCTTAATATTTCATGGGCCCCGAAGTTATGAGCCCGTGCACTGATATCGGGGACATGGCACACTAATCCGAGGGAAACGCTCCACATCGGAGGGGTGGCTGTTGACTTTTGAATATTTGAAAGGAAAGATAATCACATTGATTTTGTTTGAGTGGACACTCACCGgccatttctttaggtacacatGCACAATTGAACAGATCTTTTTTTATCACATAgtggtttttgttttaagttgatGGTTGTGAGGTTGTCACCAATTGTGCATGGGTCCTACCTCTCAAATTTAGCATCCTAAAAAAAACTTATTCCAAGCAATCAAGATATGACGACAGCAGTCGTCAATGCAGTAGCtttaagtaaaaaacaaaacaaaaaaaagttatcatctggatgattcatgttatttaaaaaaaaaaagaaaaaaaagaaagaagcaaCAGTAGTCGAGGTGACAAAGTCACAGTTCATTGGGAGCAGCTGCAGCCGCGGCTGCACAAGTGAACACTTTGCTCTCCGGCCTAATAAGCTTCTTACCAAGGTAACGCACGCTGCTGTTTGGGGGTGCTCGTGGTGATATGATGTCATACACACTTTTATACAGCTCTTTCTTTGGGTTGGCTCGATTGCACgatattgattgatttgatttgatttgatttgatttgatttgatttgatttatttgttcatttttcctttcggacagcattgtgacaatcagACATTTCCTCATACAATTATaacatataataaccgaaaagaaaaagggctggcaggaagaagcataaagctgataaattcccgcccccatactatactaggacgcataaaatcaaGCAGTAGTAGTTAGAaatcagcagagatgataaaattgCACGATATTGATGAAAGTATTGTTATAACAAATGTGTATGCAGATTGTGGGAGACAGAAATGTTGCACGTTTGGGGTCCGGTGGTGAGAGGAGTATAATCAAAATATGTCAACAGCAGTTAATTGCAGGGTTACGTTTCATACCTGTAATAAGAAACCAAAAACAagctaaataaagaaataaacaaacaccTTCATACACTCTAAGCACTTTTAAACATGTCAAAACACACTTTTTCAAAGTATGAATTacttaaagcttttttttttctttcttgcagaaaccccccccccccccaaaaaaccccagAGAAAATGGAAAAGGCTCTTGCCGAACCCTTTTCCAAATAAGAATAGGCACATTGTGCTTGCTTCAAGTTGTTTATTGATCACTTCCTCTTGAAATTCACTTCAATATAGAACTAAACACTATATTTAAACTCTGAAATGTCCGACCTAATCAtgtacttttgtctaaataaaaaaagaatgttagcttaatgctaacaaataatGTGAAACGCCATAGCTGGCCTATACATGTCTGTGAGTAACATTgtactttgaatattttttgtttaaaatacacaacaTTTACTTTCCATTTCATTCCTTGATTGTTTgtcattactgtaatgtcaatgctaatttctgctagCCAGTCGATTGTGTTACATTTTTGTATCTCAGCATTAAGCAAGCTGACTTTCATTATGTTTGGattggttgaacattttgctgtttaataaatatacaatgtttatagctccattttgttttattagtcAATTTATAGTCAGTAAGTTTCAATGTATATGAGAGGGTTAAAAATACTtcactttgttgttttgttctataGTCGCTCTTACATTGGGGATTTTCAGAGACTTTCACTTCAGTTCGATAAAAACAACAGCACTGTAATTGGCAGTCAGTGCACTCTCAACAGGAAAAGGGAAGGAAGGAGGCTTGGCGGCTGCACGGTGGTGTACAGAGCGTGTGCCTCTAATGAACGTGGCTCGACGCTAACGAGAGGTCATTATACAGTAAGGCTGAAGGGTCCAGTAATCTATTGCTGTGAAAGGTGCAAGCACGGGCTTGTCCGGACCTGAGCGGACCCGAGAGGAGGCTACTCTCGGATCGCTTAATTACAGGATTATGGTTCACTTCCAATTCTGATCTTTAATCAGCACAATGAACGGGCTGGAACCGACCAATGGGGAAGAAGAACTCACCTGGATGCCTCCGGGAGTTGCTCATCTCATTCCACTGGCCCAGAGAATCGAGATGCTCACcaacaaaatgtgtgtgtgtgtgtgtgtgtgtgtgttacagcatcttctaaaaaaaaaaaaaaaatttgaaaagtcATTATATGCAACAAAAACTGGCTCCATGGTGTAATAGCCACCTCCCAAAaataaatggggggggggggggtggggggtgggggggggggggggggggttgtgcccATCTATCATTTATCAACAAGCTAACAAGGAATTGGACAGATCCTGAGATCAAACaaacatgaatgaataaattTCCTTTTTAGAGGTATGGAGAGGCAGCTAACAGAGAATTagcaacattttttgttaacatcTAAGTTAACgcctcattttttaaaaattgattattCAACCCCAAAATACACTTCAAAACGAAAGCATTTTGTGTGACTCCATTACAAATATGTCATGCTAACAACGTAGCAGCCATGGCTAACATCGTCTTATTTACAACGCTAATGCTAGTGTAGTATTGCTAGCGCTGCCATTTTGTCAAAGCTGGATTGATACTTGTTCTAATATATTACAACTACACACTTTCTTAACCGCGTGCCATTATGTTTAGACTCAAGGGTGGGATTTGTGATACAATgctacattcaaatcttgctagcTGTAAACAACGTGGCTTCATCTGGTACACGCGGACAAGCTAGCAGAGCTGTATCAGCAATACATTCCTTGCCACTCTAATAAAATGGCTCAGTTCGGATTGACACTGTCGGAGATGTaattaatttatcatcaatatgtttattattgctTTTCGGCTAGTTCCTATAGAAATAAAGACATGCACCCACATAATAGAACGTCTAAAACAAGCACCGCATGTCTCTCTGCTGTATGTTTAATCCTGTTAGTTAAAAGTGGGCTTTTGGATTCAGCTTTTGCATTGGATGTCGTTAGGGTGTTGTGAAAAGAGAGATAAACTCACGTAGAGATttcaaatattaatttaaagtgTCCTTTTTACATTACAAGCTGCATCACTTCTTCCTTGTATTATTCCGATTGCTGTTGTGCCAAAGGAATGTGTGCGGGCCACCTGGGTCTAATCTAATCAATGTGAATGACAAGGAGAGAAAAAGGGCCCAAAGTGAGCACCAGCTCGGGGACTTTACCTAATGCCCACTACTGTCACTTCAATGATATGATCACAGCACagcaaatgacaacaaaattataGCCAGCAAGGATACAGCGAGGGGACACACGGCGCGCACGCTACTCCAGTCAGGTGaaattgcctcttttttttttttcttttttttttgcaaccacGGAATGGCATGTCTCTTGTCGGATGGGTAAACATTTCCTTGTCAGGCCAGTAATAAGGAATGAGGCGCACTGGGCCTGGACTAAGAGGATAGAGCCAAGGTTATTTGGAATTCATGACAGGTAGTGGCTTATATTACAGTGGCACTAAAAATTTCATGGGAATGCATTTAAGATGGCCCTTAAgttatttatatgttgtttgccacatgtcacattgcaatttccgtcaataaatcaaagtgaaaggAAAGAaatatcccccccacccccttaacTTTGATTCCAAGACGATGCATGTCAAGTGTTTAATTAAGTTGTTTGGCTAATCCCGTCACTATGCTAATATGAGCGTCAATGGGATTCGGCGTTGCTCTGTGACAGAAAAGACAGCTGGGGGCCGGCGAAGGGGCGGAGTGGGCAGTTGTGGCTTTTAAAGTCTCATTAGCCGGCCTCCCCGGACACGCGGCGACACGCGTCCGTACGCGCGAGTGCCCTCCTACACCTGCTCATTAGAGTCGTGTCCTGAAAGGACGCAGGCCAATGGCGCTGCCAGCGCTTCACCGCAAAGCTCTCACAAATTAACCTCAGCGCAGGTGATTGTGGTGAGAATTCAGgtgtgctgaaaaaaaatatatagatgaACGTTCTGTGCAACATAGGGCTCACTCTGTTCTTGAGCCCACTGAGCATTTACTTATTAGACTGAATCCTCATATGTCCATatatttccttaaaaaaaaaaaaaaaattaaattggttTGTAAATAAAGAAATGCCAGTTGAGTAGAGCGCAGTCTCGGGTCAATTAGTAGTTCctagagttcaaagcaaacatggtgatgcagcatttagctgttgtgctgcacacaaatggaataagctacTAAAAGAACTGAAACTAGTGTGAATGCTTTTAAAGccaggtaaaaacaaaaaaaataaaataaaaaatgtgctttCCCCTCCCATACCCATGATCAAGATCTttctagaatattttttttccccaaaaatcttTTTCTTGTACACTCTTTTACTACTTTTTTCCtctttactttgcttttaaatatcttaaaaactcttctgtttctgtttttcattttattttaaacgttttaaatTCTACAATGCGTATGAacagtgctatataaataaagctgtcTTGCCTTACAGTCGGTCCTCTTCATCACGTGACATCACGAGACCAAGGCGATGCCTAACAATTGATCAAACTGGGGGAAAGTGGCGGCTGAGCTCTTTGTGTCGTCAGCAAGTTGCAACACAGCTACAGAAGAGAGACTGGAAGAGTAACAGAAAGGCATAGAAGAACACTGAACAGTTAGACACAAATTGTCATTCGAACATTGGGGCCAAAAAGAAATATGTCTTACTAAAATGAAGCTCAGCAGTCATGGGTTCATATGAATGTCATCTGACCCGATTTTGAACGGAGACTTGGTAGTAGCGTTTCTTCATCTGGAGAATCCCATTAACAGACACACACTGAGACCTGTGTGAATTTTGTCTCTCACCAACTACAGCGAAGTAACACGTGTGAAACGCCGCAATGTGGCGTCTACCAGCCCAAAGCCAAAACTGATTTGCAGATtatacatctttaaaaaaaaagaaaaaaaaaaaaaaaggacgagcTACAATCGCAGGATCACTCACagttccaacgtggacccaatGTGCCTTAAAAACGTCTTTTTATCGCCGTCTCCTGACCTTTTATCAAGTGTTGGGATTGTTGCCGTCCCCCTTGAAAAATTAACGAGGCCGTGTGACCCGGCGAGCTCGGCCGGGGTTTGTGACCATTTTGTTATTTCTGCTGCCATGCGCCGTCAGACGTCTGCGAGTGAAGAACACGGCCAACTGTCCCCAGTAAGCCCCCGGCCATGAAAAATTCACACCGACTCTTCTTTTCAGGCCATTTCTGATGAAAAGCGCGCCGGAATGAAACTGACTTATGCCAAATGAATATCGGCGGATCGTCGTGATTGCGGGGGCTGATGTTTGTAACGTTGGAATTATTTAGCAGTGACATCGGTTGCATTTTAAGAGTAGCCATGCCATGAAGTGTGTGCACTTACTGCCTCGGGACTCCTCTGAGGTTTCCCATGCAACATCACTGCTCAAAGTGACAAAcaatagaaactttttttttttgttcttgaatATGAATGTAGTCTCACCTTCAATGGTGAATTTGAATTTGCCAGTTTGTCATTTAAGTGTTCAaactggattactgtaatggttTTGTAATTTTGCAACCAATTCGATGgactcaattttattttctgGGTGCTCTATTAGTTGCATGGTGTATTTTCACTCTGCTTTTCCCATTgtatagggatgtaatgatatcaaaatatcacgatacgatatgatcacaatatgaagctcacgatatgataattatcacgctattgtgaggaggttggcgatacaaaaggtcacaatattgaaaaaaaaaagagctcatactaaaaaaaaaaaagcacaatatcgtacttttgtatataacagcaatgcatataaaccatctacAATGTCTAATAACACCTATTGAGTTGCTTAcgtgttaatgcacgcacacatggagttcctccacatattgacttgacgggcatattacgttccccttcatctgacaattagtattgattttaaacatagaagggccaaaacatccctaatgaaaattaaattgcactaaaaaaaaactagccatcagagggtgccAGAACTGAATCACTTTTTTTCCAGCGCACTTGCTGGCTATGCATACTCCCTGAAAATACATCTTCCTTTCGAAACAGTCTGCTGGCGTGTcaactttagagtgcctc
The Festucalex cinctus isolate MCC-2025b chromosome 11, RoL_Fcin_1.0, whole genome shotgun sequence DNA segment above includes these coding regions:
- the tbr1b gene encoding T-box brain protein 1b; the encoded protein is MQVQISPQPSDPSGKRVHASGALSGCDGMDAHLSSIVSKRAEGSSAVKKSPREMTNESEADTFPDPKDARGGKLSPPGGGAAHGDAVDARHGHTLHGAGDKCNFSPPSASAGANMFPYPSQHAAFSIGSPGRYVAHHPVLANGAYNGLLSNSSAAPGYPPPHPHPHPHPPPPPPPPAAGYPYAQQYGAAYQGGAFYQFSCTANAAGLVPGKAQVYLCNRALWLKFHRHQTEMIITKQGRRMFPFLSFNISGLDPTAHYNIFVDVILADPNHWRFQGGKWVPCGKADTNVVGNRVYMHPDSPNTGAHWMRQEISFGKLKLTNNKGASNNTGQMVVLQSLHKYQPRLHVVEVNEDGTEDGNQPGRVQTFTFSETQFIAVTAYQNTDITQLKIDHNPFAKGFRDNYDTVYTGCDIDRLTPSPGESPRSQLMAGPRYAVHSPFLQEQFVSSYAKSRFHPGVAAAAAAAAAAAGADRGLPLGNSLQSDEPPVGGAPQRWFVSPANNRLDFAASAYEAADFAGNAATLLSYAAAGVKALPLPTAGCSNRALGYYADPSGWGGRTPPQYCGGVGGKASSVFPCWPANSIGGRSNCLAEEGDSVPTQRSPVGSEEAKVKDVTSESAWIETPSSIKSIDSSDSGIFEAVKRRRMSPSSTPVPDAVSPLKSDLLRDDKTCSKDIGYYSFYPTS